CACCGTCGATCCCCGAACGCGTTTATATCGTAGAGATAGTCAACCACAGTCCTCCGGTACTTTCGCGTCGCCTCGTAAAAATCTCTGAGCCCAAATAGGTCTGTACCCGCCCACGCTTGCGTCGCAGCGTCATACATCCCGACAGGCGAGATCCTCAAAAAGATGCGATCAACTATCGCTGGCTGAACGAAAACAGATTCAAGTGCCTGTTTTCGCACAAGCCACGCACGTTCCGCAGTGTCGATGGTCTTTGGCACCGTGAAGCGGTAATAGTTCTGCACGTGCGGCACCTGTGCTTCAAATTTATCATCAAGTTTCTCTATGTTTGAACCAGCAACATAGGTGTATAGAAGTATTGATTGTATTTTATGCCATACCTCATAGTTGAAACCTGAACCACCTACCATACCAAAATGTGGATCTTCCCCTGGAATTGGATCATTAGCAAGGAACCCCTTACGTTCGCGGTCGAATTCCTCCCATATCTGTTCAATATGATTAAAAGCGGATCCCAAACGCTCTTGAGAAGGCTCCGCTGGGTTAATCGCGACAAGAATCACATTCGGATATACGAATACCAAAAATCCCCAGACAAACATCGCAAGCATTAGCGCAGTACCTGTTTTGCGGGTTATTACTGAAATCAACATGCCGATGAGGTAGAAAACCGAAAGATACGCAATTGAACTCAAGACAATTCCACCAATACGAAGAAAATCATCAACCTTTAGTGATACAATGGACGATGTCATTAGCAATATCATAACTAAGAGAAGACTTATCAAAAGCGGCACCAGCAAACATATCATTGCACTCATGTATTTCGCCAATAAGATTTTACCACGACTTACCGGATGCGTTAAGACAAGGCGCAACGTGCCGCGCTCACGTTCTCCCGCAAGTGCATCGTAGGCAAAAATAAGTGCCGTAAGGCTCAAAACCACCTCAAAGATAAAGGTAATATCAATCGATGAGAAGAGATTCAGAAACGGATTCGTTGATCCATACTTCTGACCATCCCATAGTGTGGGCACATAACTATAAAATACAAATACTTCGTTATTCAACCGCTTATCCAAGCCAACATTGAAAATACTCAACAGATTAGGTGGACGGACAACATCCCAACTTACCCCCGAATAGGTATCTCTTTCCTGCATTTGCTCGTGATTCGATTTAACAGCAGCACTGTAACTTGCTAACCGCCGATCATAATCCTTAATCAGCACAATGGTACTTGCAACAACAAGCAGCAGCATAATGAAAACAGCTGCTGCAAATCGGAGCGTCATTAGATTGTCAAGGAGTTCTCGACGGATGAGTATTGTTAGCATCGTATTCCTCTAAAGTTTCAACAACAGGACAACAGGTTAAGGTGCTTCCATCGCACCTGCCTCCAAGTATTTGAGTGGACTTTCGACGATGTAATCCCCTGAGTCTTCAAGGAACTGTTGAACCAGGAAGGTATGTCCGGCACCGATAATCAGTAGAATCCGGTCATCATCAGATTCGGTGATGCGCGTCAGGTTCACAAAGATTTTGAGGTTCCGCGCATACCAAATATGGGCAAGCCAATTGGCACCCGGATATTGGTCGCCAAGTCCAATACGGGCACTGTGTAAGTACGCTCGTTGGCTCGCGCGGATCCTTTCAGGCTGGTTGATGCGTATATACATATCGGTTATCGGCTCATATTTCTCAGATTCAATCCAGACCTTACCATCCTTATCTCGTGTAACTTTTCCTGGATCTGTCGGATGGGATCCAAACAAGTGTTGCTGATTATGCTTTTTCGCAAACGCATCACGGTCTATCAAATCACTATCAATACCACCTTTAAAGATTGGATCTTCTTTACTACTTCGGAAATGATCGACGCAGTATACCTTCAAATGCCCGAGTTGTTTTGCTAATCGATAACCGATCTGGTCCCCTTCATTACGTTTAAGTTCATAGGTTCCTTTCAGATAACCTTGATACACTGCATTGATTTCAGCATTCCGTGAAAAATCTATCTCAAGTGCTATCTTGGTAGGACTAAACGTTTTGAGTTGTTCGACCAACTGCTTGATTTCGCGTTGGCGTTTGGGTGCGAGCACATCATCCATTTTTGTATTGAACCCATCCATTCCAGGATTTGCCAAGTGCTTACTGCCGAGAATCATAATCGTCGGTTTTTTCATTATTTGCGGAACATCCTTTGTAGATTGGTTAGTCTGATCATCGTTTGCAGCTATGCCGACTGCAAATAACACAGCGGTGAGTAATGTCAGTAAATAGAATTTGTATTTCGCTGAGATTTTCATAGAACCTTCTCCTCCGAACTCACGTTAATATATAACCACACATTATATGCGTAATAGGCAGAACATATGTTGTCCTGCCTATGCGTTGTTTTATTTACTCTTGGAATTCTGGCGGGCGTACTTTAGATATTCCAGATTCTGTAGGTGCCGTTCAGCTTCTTCCAGTTGAGAATGGATCTCCTGTAAATCCCCAACAATTTGCTTTAAATCCAAATCCACCTGACGATAGATCTGTTGACCTCTATTTGGTTTATACCCGAACGTTTTCAGGCAATATGAGGTACCCAACCAGACACACGCGAGTGTAGTGATAGTTGTCGTCCCCGTAACTATTGCTACAATAGCAATAAACGCAGCAGTAAACTTAAAAATAAAGAAACATACCAGCACAAGAAAAATCAGTAGTAACACCAACATACCTGTTCTCCTCCGTTACTCACTCTCGCCTTTAGCGATTCTAATGAGTCGTTTCACTTCCTTTTTAAGAACAGTAATCTCTTGTTGAACGTCGTTCACCTGCTGCTGCAGTGCAGCTATCTCACGTTGGGACGCTCCTTTTGTCAATCCATCTCTTTTTTTTACATAGGAAATACCCATCCAGACGCATCCGAGCGTTATGACCATGATGCTTCCAGATATAATAGCAATAATCAGAACAGCTGATCCCATTTTCAGTGCCTCCAACTTTTGAATAAAATGTGGTCTTATTTTATTAGAGTCAACAAAACGCGAAAGGATAGTAAAAAATGGAAATCAAATTGCGCAGCGGCATGTATCTCGAAAATTATGGCAGAATATTAGAATGGCTTGGACATCAGAAAATTGGGGGGATTATATGCAGGCTGAGCATTTATAGTAAAACCTATAATTAATTGGGGACTCCCAAACAGTCTGAATACCTATAACAGGCATTCAGACTGGCACAAACTAACAGTTTTGCGGCGTACTTGAAGAAACACCCAAGCAAAAACCCCAGATGCGACGTGCATCATACTACAAAGATGTCCACCTATTTATGGGCTTCACTATAAACTTCATCAACCGCACCAAAGGAGGGAAGCAGGTTGCTTTTCTCGAAGCATCTATATATTTTTTATTCTACTGATAAGGATCATTTTTGATTGACAGGTGCTTTTGCGCTTCTGTGGAGCGTTGAAAAGATTGTTCCGATCCATCTTTTTGAAGCAGGCGAGCCACGTCATACCCTCTACGGAGCAATTCCATGAAAAGTGCGTCATCTGAAGCATCATTGACCGAACTTAACGTTTTCGTACTTACGTTAAGTTCAGAATGGATTGACATCGCTTCTGAGGCATCCCGGACGCTGGCGTAATTCACCCCTAAGTATCGCTGTGTCGTCACCACGCTCTTATGCCCTAACATCTCTTGCACGGCATAAATGTCATTCGTCTGTTCATAAAGCCGCTGCGCGTAAGACTTCCGTAGGGAATGCGTGCCCAGTTTTCCATTTAACCCCGCCGCTCCAAAGGCTTCCTTCAGTGCATTGTGCGCTGCTATTCTCGTCATAGGCTTTGAGCCTTGTCCATTCCGTGACGGAAACAACGGACGGATCGGATTGGCATCGCTATATATTTCTGTATGCCAAGCAATAAGATCTTCAATCGCCTGCCTGCCATCTATGTTCACAGGTACAGCTCTGGATACTTCACTGCCTTTCACGATACTCAGATCAAACAGTAAATCTTTAACAGGGCTGCCATTCTGCCACACATCGTCCACTTTCAAAGCAACCAACTCGCTAATCCGTCCGCCGACGGATACGCCTAACATAAACAAACACCGATTCCGAATGGCAAAGGTACCGCTAAAAGCCTCCGATACTTTCCGGATTTCGGTATTATCTAATGGTCTTGTACCTTTCATATAAGAAACTCCTTATTTTTATGCGTACATACACTTAATAAAACGAAATAAAAACTGTGTCGGTTTCTAAACACCATCCAGACGTGTGCTAAAGCAAAGTGGGTCTTCTCTGTGATGGTGTCGTGCAAAGTTCACATACTAACTGTTCCAAAATGCACGTAGCATCTGAATTGCTCGTCTTCAATTGCGCATCTGCATCTAAACTTTTTTCGAGGGCAGTGACTAACTCATCAACCGTAAAAGCGTTGAGCGTCTGAAATATTTTGTAAGCAACATAAGGGTTCTGCTTCAGAATATTATGCGTAGCGGTTTTAGGTAAGGCACTTCCCGCCTCTTCGGCAAGCGGCTGGAATATATTTGCTGTAAAATCACGAAATGGCATCCGGCTGTGGACGTTTCGGAGCTCCTTTCTTTCAGCGATGAGCTTCGCTTGGAGCGCAAACCGGAATTGACGGGCGATCGTTGAGTTGACTGGGATAGGTTCTTGGCCGCTTGCTAACACCTCATGAAGACTCTTCAACGCCTGCCCCATTGCGCGTTTCCCGATCGCATCAGTAAGATCAAAAATACTGTCATACGCATTCTGTGTCACCATGTTCCGGACATCCTGTTCGTCAATTTGGGTTTTGTCGCCAACAAAATTGACGATTTTGTTGATGGCTTCAGCAACAGTGTGCATATCGCCGCCGGTTCGAGTCCGTAGTAGAGAGAACGCTCGCGGTGTAATCTGCTTACCATATTCAGTAAATTTGTCGGAAACCTTTTTATAGAGCGGGTCTCGGTTCAACGACGGTCCAGCCTCGACAGGCTCGAAAGACCGATAACGCCCGACAGTTTCAATGGCTTTAACAACTCTGTTCCGCTCATTCACGGAACCTTGTACCGTAAATATCAGAACACTATTTTTCGGCAGATCGCCTTGAAGCCATTCAAGTAGTATGGCTATGTCATCGGTATCATCAACTTCTGTAGTGTATGTATCAAGTTGTTGGGCAATACCAGGCAAACGTTCCAGAAAACCGCGCTCTTCATCGGTGAGTTTCGTACCCACTTCATCAATGAGGGAATCAACGGCATTTGCGTAGTTAAAATTATTTTCGGCGATCTGTTGTGGACTCACATCTAAAAGGTTTGCCAATGTAGAGATAGATTTTTGTGGGTCTGTAATTTCAACTTTGAATGCATTTCGGATGATTGTTATCGGTGTCGTCCGTTGCTGAACCTTAAAGAAAGGCGCGTCTCGGACAACCACGACTCTCCAATCTGACATGACTGGATAGAGATCTGCTTGGCTCAAAATTTCTCGAATTGTTATATTAGTATCCTCTAAAAAAGTGAGATTAAAATCGCGCGTATCAGGTGTAAGCAAATGATCAAGCATCTGTTTGAGGGTTCCCTCAATAAGAAAACTTTCCTCACCACAGAGCAGATACACGGGTGAAACTTTATTCGCTTGGATTTCTCGGAGGATATTTGGCGGTGGATTTGCGGGTCTTTGCTTCATCAACATTTTCCTTTAGGTATAGTTTAGGAGGGGATTGGGTGTATATGCCAGTATGTTAGGTTTGATGTATTTTCGGATACCGACCTTTGATTTTCAATACCGTTCAACCCAACCTGCGGCACCCCTAACAAGTATAGTTTATAGTAAAGCCCATAATTATTTGGACACGCAGTTGCTCGTAGGGGCTGGGTGACCCAGCCCCTACTACGCGCGGGCGACGTTATCGTGGAGTGTCAACTTATTTTCGTGCTTTACTATAATAAACAACCCTACAGCACACAAACAGAGGTTTGTTGCGGTCACTTCTCTATAGGTCAAATGGTTTAGGATAGGGTTAGGGCAAACTGCCGCCAGATGGAATCGCTCAGGTAGCGTTATCGCTGGCAGACTCTTTTTGAGTCCCAGCGGTAGCAAACGCGGAGAAGCGTTTCTTGGTGTCCTGCGCACCACAACTGGGGCATTTCGGAAGTTTCTCGGTATTACCTATGCGCGCAAGCACTTCAAACTCAGTCTCACAGTCGTTGCAATGGTATTCAAAAATTGGCATCGTTTTCCTCTAAGCCGCCGCGGGCTTAATGATTATCTTTACCTTTGTTCCTTTAGGTGGAATTACATCGGTATTGACACGATACGTCCGGTCATCGGTACCGGTAGGCAAGGGATGATTGAAAAGAGAATCTGGATCGCGGTAGACGGCAATAATATTATGGAACAGTTGAGATGTCAACTGATTATTTTTTATCCGTCCACCTGTAAAGACCCATGGTGTTTTTTGCATCGGTTGATCTGTGAAAGCGTTCCATACCAATTCGCGCGCGCGTCGTGAAATTACTTCATCGCCTTGGTCCCATTGTACCCAGATTTCAACGGGTGCCCCTACTGGAATGCGTGGATCACCTTCAACCTCGAGATTCCTGCCGGGTTCCAACTCCAAAGCAGCAAGTACTGTAAGTATATGGACAGGCTCTGCATCAATAATCAAGATGCTCTCATGTGTTTTTCCGAGCTTACCGCAGGCAAAAAATTCAATATTGGCATCCCCACCGACGATGTTAATTTCACCTGGCAGTGTTACCTCACGTTTACTGATGTCCAAAACAACATTGCCGAGTCGATGAACGTTTTCACCAATTTTCTCAGGTTTCATCGACAGAACATCCGTCGCCGCGGTAGATTGTGGATAGACAGTAAGTGTTTCTGAAGCGGTATTGTCACTTTCATCCGTATCTGTGAGGTCTATGCGTGCGACAAGTTCTATCTCACCTTCAGTTTCAGGTGCCCAGTCCGCCGAAACGACAGTCTCCCCTAATTTAGGTGTCCAAAGCACCTCGGCTGTGGTAACCTTTTCGTCATTTACATAAAAATCTACGTTAAGAATCCCATCAAGAGGTGCTCCAGTATTACGGAGGGTCGCGCTGAGACGAACGGCTTCGCCGACGCGCGGAGAAGGCGGTGAAAACCGAAGGCTTCGCGGGACTATCCCGATATTCGGTTCCGTTGGCCCCGCGAGCGCATGACTCAAGGACATCACGGCAAAACAGGTCGATAGAAAATCGCTCTCAGATCCACGCCATCTCCCGTCAGGCTCTTGTTGTGCCACCAGCATCTGTGAAATCTCAGTGTACCAATCGTAGCCAGCAAAAGCGTCTACAGTGGGCGG
This window of the Candidatus Poribacteria bacterium genome carries:
- a CDS encoding ABC transporter permease subunit; this encodes MLTILIRRELLDNLMTLRFAAAVFIMLLLVVASTIVLIKDYDRRLASYSAAVKSNHEQMQERDTYSGVSWDVVRPPNLLSIFNVGLDKRLNNEVFVFYSYVPTLWDGQKYGSTNPFLNLFSSIDITFIFEVVLSLTALIFAYDALAGERERGTLRLVLTHPVSRGKILLAKYMSAMICLLVPLLISLLLVMILLMTSSIVSLKVDDFLRIGGIVLSSIAYLSVFYLIGMLISVITRKTGTALMLAMFVWGFLVFVYPNVILVAINPAEPSQERLGSAFNHIEQIWEEFDRERKGFLANDPIPGEDPHFGMVGGSGFNYEVWHKIQSILLYTYVAGSNIEKLDDKFEAQVPHVQNYYRFTVPKTIDTAERAWLVRKQALESVFVQPAIVDRIFLRISPVGMYDAATQAWAGTDLFGLRDFYEATRKYRRTVVDYLYDINAFGDRRWFSADKGSVDWENFPQFSFQRSGVDINAMRALPDLLLLLIMSLFLFLIIFLIFQRSEV
- a CDS encoding DUF5694 domain-containing protein, producing the protein MKISAKYKFYLLTLLTAVLFAVGIAANDDQTNQSTKDVPQIMKKPTIMILGSKHLANPGMDGFNTKMDDVLAPKRQREIKQLVEQLKTFSPTKIALEIDFSRNAEINAVYQGYLKGTYELKRNEGDQIGYRLAKQLGHLKVYCVDHFRSSKEDPIFKGGIDSDLIDRDAFAKKHNQQHLFGSHPTDPGKVTRDKDGKVWIESEKYEPITDMYIRINQPERIRASQRAYLHSARIGLGDQYPGANWLAHIWYARNLKIFVNLTRITESDDDRILLIIGAGHTFLVQQFLEDSGDYIVESPLKYLEAGAMEAP
- a CDS encoding site-specific integrase is translated as MKGTRPLDNTEIRKVSEAFSGTFAIRNRCLFMLGVSVGGRISELVALKVDDVWQNGSPVKDLLFDLSIVKGSEVSRAVPVNIDGRQAIEDLIAWHTEIYSDANPIRPLFPSRNGQGSKPMTRIAAHNALKEAFGAAGLNGKLGTHSLRKSYAQRLYEQTNDIYAVQEMLGHKSVVTTQRYLGVNYASVRDASEAMSIHSELNVSTKTLSSVNDASDDALFMELLRRGYDVARLLQKDGSEQSFQRSTEAQKHLSIKNDPYQ
- the holA gene encoding DNA polymerase III subunit delta yields the protein MKQRPANPPPNILREIQANKVSPVYLLCGEESFLIEGTLKQMLDHLLTPDTRDFNLTFLEDTNITIREILSQADLYPVMSDWRVVVVRDAPFFKVQQRTTPITIIRNAFKVEITDPQKSISTLANLLDVSPQQIAENNFNYANAVDSLIDEVGTKLTDEERGFLERLPGIAQQLDTYTTEVDDTDDIAILLEWLQGDLPKNSVLIFTVQGSVNERNRVVKAIETVGRYRSFEPVEAGPSLNRDPLYKKVSDKFTEYGKQITPRAFSLLRTRTGGDMHTVAEAINKIVNFVGDKTQIDEQDVRNMVTQNAYDSIFDLTDAIGKRAMGQALKSLHEVLASGQEPIPVNSTIARQFRFALQAKLIAERKELRNVHSRMPFRDFTANIFQPLAEEAGSALPKTATHNILKQNPYVAYKIFQTLNAFTVDELVTALEKSLDADAQLKTSNSDATCILEQLVCELCTTPSQRRPTLL
- a CDS encoding zinc ribbon domain-containing protein; translated protein: MPIFEYHCNDCETEFEVLARIGNTEKLPKCPSCGAQDTKKRFSAFATAGTQKESASDNAT